Proteins co-encoded in one Corylus avellana chromosome ca9, CavTom2PMs-1.0 genomic window:
- the LOC132161868 gene encoding (-)-germacrene D synthase-like isoform X1, translated as MSFQVSAVASPSLNPVPETTRRSANYHPSIWGDRFLTYASEFPETDNEKIQLQLQELKKEVRKMLMAPGEKSSEKLNFIDAIHRLGVSYHFENEIQQILQTLHDSHDHEDDDDDDDLYNVALRFRLLRQHGYYSSSDTFTKFKDSNGNFKKSLINDAQGMLSLYEAIHLRVHGEDILDEALVFTATHLESVATHLSPLLASQVSHALKQPIHKGLPRLEARYYFSIYPQDASHHEVLLTFAKLDFNLLQKLHQKELSEIARWWKDCNFSRELPFIRDRVVECYFWILGVYFEPEYLLARRMLTKVIAMTSIIDDIYDVYGTLEELELFTEAIERWDIGAVDQLPEYMKVCYRALLDVYSEMDQKIGEGRSYRARYAREAMKNQVRAYFHEAKWFHKKHIPTLDEYMRIALVTSAYSMLATTSLVGMGDIVTKDAFEWLFSDPKMVRASAVVCRLMDDIVSHKFEQKRGHVASAVECYTKQHGATEEEAIDEFGKEITDAWKDINEECRYPTTVPMPVVMRILNLARVIDVVYKDADGYTHAGIVLKDFVASLLVDPVPL; from the exons atgtcTTTCCAAGTTTCAGCAGTAGCTTCTCCATCCCTAAATCCTGTGCCAGAAACCACTCGCCGCTCTGCAAATTATCATCCTAGCATTTGGGGTGACCGTTTCCTCACATATGCTTCTGAGTTCCCG GAAACTGATAATGAGAAAATACAACTACAACTTCAggaattgaagaaagaagtGAGGAAAATGCTAATGGCTCCAGGAGAAAAGTCATCAGAAAAACTCAACTTCATTGATGCAATTCATCGCTTAGGCGTGTCTTAccattttgaaaatgagattcAACAAATTTTGCAAACTCTTCATGACTCGCATGAccatgaagatgatgatgatgatgacgacctTTACAATGTTGCTCTTCGGTTTCGGTTACTTAGACAACATGGTTATTATAGTTCGtctg ATACGTTCACCAAGTTCAAGGACAGCAATGGAAATTTTAAGAAATCACTTATCAATGATGCGCAAGGAATGTTGAGCTTGTATGAAGCCATACATCTGAGGGTACATGGGGAAGATATACTTGATGAAGCACTTGTCTTCACTGCCACACATCTTGAGTCAGTAGCAACCCATTTAAGCCCTCTTCTTGCATCACAAGTAAGCCATGCCTTAAAGCAGCCTATCCACAAAGGACTACCGAGGTTGGAGGCAAGGTATTACTTTTCTATCTACCCACAAGACGCTTCACATCATGAAGTCCTTCTTACGTTTGCAAAGTTGGATTTCAACCTATTACAGAAATTGCACCAAAAAGAACTTTCTGAAATTGCAAG GTGGTGGAAAGACTGcaacttttcaagggagctacCCTTTATAAGAGACAGAGTGGTTGAGTGTTACTTCTGGATATTGGGAGTGTACTTCGAGCCTGAATATCTTCTTGCTAGAAGGATGCTAACCAAAGTGATAGCCATGACCTCTATTATTGATGACATTTATGATGTGTATGGAACACTTGAAGAACTTGAGCTCTTTACTGAAGCAATCGAGAG GTGGGATATTGGTGCTGTAGATCAACTTCCGGAGTACATGAAAGTGTGTTACCGGGCACTCCTAGATGTTTACAGTGAAATGGATCAAAAAATAGGTGAAGGAAGATCATACCGTGCTAGATATGCAAGAGAAGCA ATGAAGAATCAAGTTAGAGCCTACTTCCATGAAGCCAAATGGTTCCACAAGAAACACATACCAACACTGGATGAGTATATGCGCATTGCACTAGTTACCTCTGCATACTCCATGTTAGCAACCACATCCTTGGTTGGGATGGGAGACATTGTTACAAAAGATGCCTTTGAGTGGTTGTTCAGCGACCCTAAAATGGTAAGAGCTTCAGCCGTGGTTTGCCGACTCATGGACGACATTGTGTCACATAAG TTTGAGCAAAAAAGAGGACATGTTGCCTCGGCTGTTGAATGTTACACGAAACAACATGGTGCTACAGAAGAAGAAGCAATCGATGAATtcggaaaagaaattacagatGCCTGGAAAGATATAAACGAAGAGTGTCGCTATCCAACCACTGTCCCCATGCCCGTTGTGATGCGAATTCTCAACCTTGCACGTGTGATTGATGTCGTCTATAAGGATGCAGATGGGTACACGCATGCTGGAATTGTGCTCAAAGATTTTGTTGCTTCCTTGCTGGTTGATCCTGTGCCTTTATAA
- the LOC132161868 gene encoding (-)-germacrene D synthase-like isoform X2: MVNTHMYTAYSYIYNIYKACLNFSPDTFTKFKDSNGNFKKSLINDAQGMLSLYEAIHLRVHGEDILDEALVFTATHLESVATHLSPLLASQVSHALKQPIHKGLPRLEARYYFSIYPQDASHHEVLLTFAKLDFNLLQKLHQKELSEIARWWKDCNFSRELPFIRDRVVECYFWILGVYFEPEYLLARRMLTKVIAMTSIIDDIYDVYGTLEELELFTEAIERWDIGAVDQLPEYMKVCYRALLDVYSEMDQKIGEGRSYRARYAREAMKNQVRAYFHEAKWFHKKHIPTLDEYMRIALVTSAYSMLATTSLVGMGDIVTKDAFEWLFSDPKMVRASAVVCRLMDDIVSHKFEQKRGHVASAVECYTKQHGATEEEAIDEFGKEITDAWKDINEECRYPTTVPMPVVMRILNLARVIDVVYKDADGYTHAGIVLKDFVASLLVDPVPL; encoded by the exons aTGGTAAACACTCACATGTACACAGCGTACTCctatatatacaacatatataaaGCGTGCTTGAACTTTAGCCCAG ATACGTTCACCAAGTTCAAGGACAGCAATGGAAATTTTAAGAAATCACTTATCAATGATGCGCAAGGAATGTTGAGCTTGTATGAAGCCATACATCTGAGGGTACATGGGGAAGATATACTTGATGAAGCACTTGTCTTCACTGCCACACATCTTGAGTCAGTAGCAACCCATTTAAGCCCTCTTCTTGCATCACAAGTAAGCCATGCCTTAAAGCAGCCTATCCACAAAGGACTACCGAGGTTGGAGGCAAGGTATTACTTTTCTATCTACCCACAAGACGCTTCACATCATGAAGTCCTTCTTACGTTTGCAAAGTTGGATTTCAACCTATTACAGAAATTGCACCAAAAAGAACTTTCTGAAATTGCAAG GTGGTGGAAAGACTGcaacttttcaagggagctacCCTTTATAAGAGACAGAGTGGTTGAGTGTTACTTCTGGATATTGGGAGTGTACTTCGAGCCTGAATATCTTCTTGCTAGAAGGATGCTAACCAAAGTGATAGCCATGACCTCTATTATTGATGACATTTATGATGTGTATGGAACACTTGAAGAACTTGAGCTCTTTACTGAAGCAATCGAGAG GTGGGATATTGGTGCTGTAGATCAACTTCCGGAGTACATGAAAGTGTGTTACCGGGCACTCCTAGATGTTTACAGTGAAATGGATCAAAAAATAGGTGAAGGAAGATCATACCGTGCTAGATATGCAAGAGAAGCA ATGAAGAATCAAGTTAGAGCCTACTTCCATGAAGCCAAATGGTTCCACAAGAAACACATACCAACACTGGATGAGTATATGCGCATTGCACTAGTTACCTCTGCATACTCCATGTTAGCAACCACATCCTTGGTTGGGATGGGAGACATTGTTACAAAAGATGCCTTTGAGTGGTTGTTCAGCGACCCTAAAATGGTAAGAGCTTCAGCCGTGGTTTGCCGACTCATGGACGACATTGTGTCACATAAG TTTGAGCAAAAAAGAGGACATGTTGCCTCGGCTGTTGAATGTTACACGAAACAACATGGTGCTACAGAAGAAGAAGCAATCGATGAATtcggaaaagaaattacagatGCCTGGAAAGATATAAACGAAGAGTGTCGCTATCCAACCACTGTCCCCATGCCCGTTGTGATGCGAATTCTCAACCTTGCACGTGTGATTGATGTCGTCTATAAGGATGCAGATGGGTACACGCATGCTGGAATTGTGCTCAAAGATTTTGTTGCTTCCTTGCTGGTTGATCCTGTGCCTTTATAA